A region from the Papio anubis isolate 15944 chromosome 6, Panubis1.0, whole genome shotgun sequence genome encodes:
- the FRS3 gene encoding fibroblast growth factor receptor substrate 3 isoform X2: protein MGSCCSCLNRDSVPDNHPTKFKVTNVDDEGVELGSGVMELTQSELVLHLHRREAVRWPYLCLRRYGYDSNLFSFESGRRCQTGIFAFKCSRAEEIFNLLQDLMQCNSINVMEEPVIITRNSHPAELDLPRAPQPPNALGYTVSSFSNGCPGEGPRFSAPRRLSTSSLRHPSLGEESTHALIAPDEQSHTYVNTPASEDDHRRGRHCLQPLPEGQAPFLPQARGPDQRDPQVFLQPGQVKFVLGPTPARRHMVKCQGLCPSLHDPPHHNNNNEAPSECPAQPKCTYENVSGGLRRGAGWRLSPEEPGWNGLAHRRAALLHYENLPPLPPVWESQAQQLGGEAGDDGDSRDGLTPSSNGFPDGEEDETPLQKPTSTRAAIRSHGSFPVPLTRRRGSPRVFNFDFRRPGPEPPRQLNYIQVELKGWGGDRPKGPQNPSSPQAPMPTTHPARSSDSYAVIDLKKTVAMSNLQRALPRDDGTARKTRHNSTDLPL from the exons ATGGGGAGCTGCTGCAGCTGCCTGAACAGAGACAGCGTTCCGGACAACCACCCCACCAAGTTCAAG GTGACAAATGTGGATGACGAGGGGGTGGAGCTGGGCTCTGGGGTGATGGAGCTGACGCAGAGTGAGCTGGTGCTGCACCTGCATCGGCGTGAGGCCGTCCGCTGGCCCTACCTCTGCCTGCGGCGCTATGGCTATGACTCCAACCTCTTCTCCTTTGAGAGTGGCCGCCGATGTCAGACAG gAATATTTGCATTTAAGTGTTCCCGGGCTGAGGAAATCTTCAACCTCCTTCAGGATCTGATGCAGTGCAACAGCATCAATGTGATGGAAGAACCTGTCATCATCACCCGCAATAGCCACCCCGCTGAGCTTGACCTCCCTCGAGCCCCCCAGCCACCCAATG CTCTAGGCTACACTGTCTCCAGCTTTTCCAATGGCTGCCCTGGAGAGGGCCCACGATTCTCAGCTCCCCGGCGGCTCTCAACGAGCAGCCTACGGCACCCCTCGCTTGGGGAAGAGTCCACCCATGCCCTCATTGCTCCTGATGAGCAG TCCCACACCTATGTCAACACACCGGCCAGTGAAGATGACCACCGCAGGGGCCGCCActgcctgcagcccctgcctGAGGGTCAGGCGCCCTTCCTCCCGCAGGCCCGGGGTCCTGACCAACGGGACCCACAGGTGTTCTTGCAGCCAGGCCAGGTGAAGTTTGTGTTGGGCCCGACCCCTGCTCGGCGGCACATGGTGAAGTGCCAGGGCCTCTGTCCCAGCCTGCATGACCCCCCACACCACAATAATAACAATGAGGCCCCTTCCgagtgcccagcccagcccaagtGCACCTACGAGAACGTCAGCGGGGGGCTGCGGCGAGGGGCCGGCTGGAGACTGAGCCCAGAGGAGCCGGGCTGGAATGGCCTTGCCCACCGCCGGGCCGCCCTGCTGCACTATGAGAACCTGCCCCCGCTGCCCCCTGTGTGGGAGAGCCAAGCCCAGCAGCtgggaggggaggctggggaTGATGGGGACTCAAGGGATGGGCTCACACCCTCTTCCAATGGTTTCCCTGATGGTGAGGAGGACGAGACCCCACTGCAGAAGCCCACCAGCACCCGGGCCGCTATCCGCAGCCATGGCAGCTTTCCTGTGCCACTGACCCGCCGCCGCGGCTCCCCAAGGGTCTTCAACTTTGATTTCCGCCGGCCGGGGCCCGAGCCCCCAAGGCAACTTAACTACATCCAGGTGGAGCTAAAGGGCTGGGGTGGAGACCGCCCTAAGGGGCCCCAGAACCCCTCGAGCCCCCAAGCCCCCATGCCTACCACCCACCCTGCCCGAAGCTCAGACTCCTACGCCGTGATTGACCTCAAAAAGACAGTGGCCATGTCCAACCTGCAAAGAGCTCTGCCCCGAGACGATGGCACCGCCAGGAAAACCCGGCACAACAGCACCGACCTGCCTCTGTAG
- the FRS3 gene encoding fibroblast growth factor receptor substrate 3 isoform X1 — MGSCCSCLNRDSVPDNHPTKFKVTNVDDEGVELGSGVMELTQSELVLHLHRREAVRWPYLCLRRYGYDSNLFSFESGRRCQTGQGIFAFKCSRAEEIFNLLQDLMQCNSINVMEEPVIITRNSHPAELDLPRAPQPPNALGYTVSSFSNGCPGEGPRFSAPRRLSTSSLRHPSLGEESTHALIAPDEQSHTYVNTPASEDDHRRGRHCLQPLPEGQAPFLPQARGPDQRDPQVFLQPGQVKFVLGPTPARRHMVKCQGLCPSLHDPPHHNNNNEAPSECPAQPKCTYENVSGGLRRGAGWRLSPEEPGWNGLAHRRAALLHYENLPPLPPVWESQAQQLGGEAGDDGDSRDGLTPSSNGFPDGEEDETPLQKPTSTRAAIRSHGSFPVPLTRRRGSPRVFNFDFRRPGPEPPRQLNYIQVELKGWGGDRPKGPQNPSSPQAPMPTTHPARSSDSYAVIDLKKTVAMSNLQRALPRDDGTARKTRHNSTDLPL, encoded by the exons ATGGGGAGCTGCTGCAGCTGCCTGAACAGAGACAGCGTTCCGGACAACCACCCCACCAAGTTCAAG GTGACAAATGTGGATGACGAGGGGGTGGAGCTGGGCTCTGGGGTGATGGAGCTGACGCAGAGTGAGCTGGTGCTGCACCTGCATCGGCGTGAGGCCGTCCGCTGGCCCTACCTCTGCCTGCGGCGCTATGGCTATGACTCCAACCTCTTCTCCTTTGAGAGTGGCCGCCGATGTCAGACAGGTCAGG gAATATTTGCATTTAAGTGTTCCCGGGCTGAGGAAATCTTCAACCTCCTTCAGGATCTGATGCAGTGCAACAGCATCAATGTGATGGAAGAACCTGTCATCATCACCCGCAATAGCCACCCCGCTGAGCTTGACCTCCCTCGAGCCCCCCAGCCACCCAATG CTCTAGGCTACACTGTCTCCAGCTTTTCCAATGGCTGCCCTGGAGAGGGCCCACGATTCTCAGCTCCCCGGCGGCTCTCAACGAGCAGCCTACGGCACCCCTCGCTTGGGGAAGAGTCCACCCATGCCCTCATTGCTCCTGATGAGCAG TCCCACACCTATGTCAACACACCGGCCAGTGAAGATGACCACCGCAGGGGCCGCCActgcctgcagcccctgcctGAGGGTCAGGCGCCCTTCCTCCCGCAGGCCCGGGGTCCTGACCAACGGGACCCACAGGTGTTCTTGCAGCCAGGCCAGGTGAAGTTTGTGTTGGGCCCGACCCCTGCTCGGCGGCACATGGTGAAGTGCCAGGGCCTCTGTCCCAGCCTGCATGACCCCCCACACCACAATAATAACAATGAGGCCCCTTCCgagtgcccagcccagcccaagtGCACCTACGAGAACGTCAGCGGGGGGCTGCGGCGAGGGGCCGGCTGGAGACTGAGCCCAGAGGAGCCGGGCTGGAATGGCCTTGCCCACCGCCGGGCCGCCCTGCTGCACTATGAGAACCTGCCCCCGCTGCCCCCTGTGTGGGAGAGCCAAGCCCAGCAGCtgggaggggaggctggggaTGATGGGGACTCAAGGGATGGGCTCACACCCTCTTCCAATGGTTTCCCTGATGGTGAGGAGGACGAGACCCCACTGCAGAAGCCCACCAGCACCCGGGCCGCTATCCGCAGCCATGGCAGCTTTCCTGTGCCACTGACCCGCCGCCGCGGCTCCCCAAGGGTCTTCAACTTTGATTTCCGCCGGCCGGGGCCCGAGCCCCCAAGGCAACTTAACTACATCCAGGTGGAGCTAAAGGGCTGGGGTGGAGACCGCCCTAAGGGGCCCCAGAACCCCTCGAGCCCCCAAGCCCCCATGCCTACCACCCACCCTGCCCGAAGCTCAGACTCCTACGCCGTGATTGACCTCAAAAAGACAGTGGCCATGTCCAACCTGCAAAGAGCTCTGCCCCGAGACGATGGCACCGCCAGGAAAACCCGGCACAACAGCACCGACCTGCCTCTGTAG